A genomic stretch from Enterobacter dykesii includes:
- a CDS encoding hydrolase: MLTLDASKTALVVIDLQEGILPFAGGPHTADDVVNRTARLAETCRASGAPVVMVRVGWSADYAEALKQPVDAQAPARALPENWWTYPAKLGKRDSDIEVTKRQWGAFYGTDLELQLRRRGIDTIILCGISTNIGVESTARNAWELGFNLVIAEDACSAASAEQHQGSMTHIFPRIGRVRSTDEIVSAL, encoded by the coding sequence ATGTTAACACTTGATGCCAGTAAAACCGCGCTTGTCGTGATTGATTTACAGGAAGGCATTCTGCCCTTCGCCGGCGGCCCGCATACCGCGGATGATGTGGTCAACCGCACCGCTCGCCTGGCGGAAACATGTCGTGCCAGCGGTGCGCCTGTGGTCATGGTGCGCGTCGGCTGGTCTGCTGATTACGCCGAAGCGTTAAAACAGCCCGTTGATGCCCAGGCTCCTGCACGCGCCCTGCCGGAAAACTGGTGGACGTACCCGGCCAAGCTGGGTAAACGCGACAGCGATATTGAAGTGACCAAACGTCAGTGGGGCGCATTCTACGGCACCGATCTTGAACTGCAGCTCCGCCGTCGCGGCATCGACACCATCATCCTGTGCGGCATTTCTACTAATATCGGCGTGGAGTCTACCGCCCGCAACGCGTGGGAGCTGGGCTTTAACCTGGTGATCGCCGAAGATGCCTGCAGCGCGGCTTCCGCGGAACAGCATCAGGGCAGCATGACCCATATATTCCCGCGCATCGGCCGCGTGCGCAGCACGGATGAGATTGTCAGCGCGCTATGA
- a CDS encoding MAPEG family protein has product MVSALYAVLGALLLIKFSFDVVRLRTLYRVSYGDGGFSELQSAIRIHGNAVEYIPAALILLLFMEMNGAETWMVHICGLLLIAGRLMHYYGFHHRLIRWRRSGMSATWCSLLLMVLANLWYMPWELVFSLH; this is encoded by the coding sequence ATGGTCAGCGCGCTGTATGCGGTGTTAGGTGCATTACTGCTGATTAAGTTTTCATTTGATGTTGTGCGCCTCAGAACGCTGTACCGCGTCTCTTACGGTGACGGCGGATTTTCCGAGCTACAAAGCGCTATCCGCATTCATGGCAACGCGGTCGAATACATCCCCGCAGCCTTAATCCTGCTGCTGTTTATGGAGATGAATGGCGCAGAAACCTGGATGGTGCACATCTGTGGCCTGCTTCTTATTGCTGGCCGCCTGATGCACTATTACGGTTTTCACCACCGCTTAATCCGCTGGCGTCGTTCCGGCATGAGTGCGACCTGGTGTTCGCTTTTGCTGATGGTGCTGGCTAACCTGTGGTATATGCCGTGGGAGTTGGTTTTCTCCCTCCATTAG
- a CDS encoding DUF72 domain-containing protein: MMYVGLPQWSHPKWVRLGITSLEEYARHFNCVEGNTTLYALPKAEIVTRWREQTTDDFRFCFKFPATISHQAALRNCGDLTEEFFTRMSPLANRIGQYWIQLPATFGPHDLPALWQFLDALPRDFTYGVEVRHPEFFAKGEAEKALNRGLLERSVNRVILDSRPVHSAVPHNEAIVEAQRKKPKVPVHAIVTANNPLVRFIGSDNMQQNQAMFAVWLEKLASWENTTTPYLFLHTPDIAQAPELVDALWQALQAAVPSVGSAPSIPQQSSLF; encoded by the coding sequence ATGATGTACGTAGGCCTGCCCCAGTGGTCGCACCCGAAATGGGTGCGCCTTGGCATCACCAGCCTTGAGGAATATGCCCGGCACTTCAACTGTGTCGAGGGTAACACCACCCTGTATGCGCTCCCCAAAGCCGAGATTGTTACGCGCTGGCGGGAACAAACGACCGATGACTTCCGCTTCTGCTTTAAGTTTCCGGCCACCATTTCCCACCAGGCCGCGCTGCGCAACTGCGGGGATTTGACCGAAGAGTTTTTTACGCGCATGTCGCCGCTGGCGAACCGCATCGGTCAGTACTGGATCCAGCTACCCGCCACGTTTGGCCCACATGATTTGCCCGCGCTCTGGCAGTTCCTGGATGCCCTGCCCCGTGACTTCACCTACGGCGTTGAAGTCAGGCATCCTGAATTTTTTGCGAAGGGCGAAGCGGAAAAAGCGCTCAATCGCGGCCTGCTTGAGCGTTCCGTAAACCGGGTGATTCTCGATAGCCGCCCGGTGCACAGCGCTGTCCCCCATAACGAAGCCATCGTTGAGGCTCAGCGTAAAAAACCGAAAGTGCCGGTTCACGCCATCGTGACCGCGAATAACCCATTGGTCAGGTTTATCGGCAGCGATAACATGCAGCAAAACCAGGCAATGTTCGCCGTCTGGCTGGAAAAACTGGCCTCGTGGGAGAACACCACCACGCCGTATCTCTTTTTGCATACGCCGGATATCGCCCAGGCGCCCGAACTGGTCGATGCTCTGTGGCAGGCCTTGCAGGCTGCGGTGCCGTCCGTGGGCAGCGCCCCTTCCATCCCACAACAATCTTCTCTTTTCTGA
- the cmoB gene encoding tRNA 5-methoxyuridine(34)/uridine 5-oxyacetic acid(34) synthase CmoB, which yields MIEFSNFYQLIAKNQLSHWLETLPAQIAAWQRDQQHGLLKQWSNAVEYLPELTPHRLDLLHSVTAESEEPLPAGQINRIETLMRNLMPWRKGPFSLYGVNINTEWRSDWKWDRVLPHLSDLTGRTILDVGCGSGYHMWRMIGAGAHLAVGIDPMQLFLCQFEAVRKLLGNDQRAHLLPLGIEQLPALKAFDTVFSMGVLYHRRSPLEHLWQLKEQLVSGGELVLETLVIEGDEHAVLVPGDRYAQMRNVYFIPSALALKNWLEKCGFVDVRIADVSVTSIEEQRRTDWMITESLEQFLDPADHSKTIEGYPAPMRAVLIATKP from the coding sequence ATGATCGAATTCAGCAACTTCTATCAGCTGATTGCCAAAAACCAGCTCTCCCACTGGCTGGAAACCTTGCCCGCGCAGATTGCCGCCTGGCAGCGCGATCAGCAGCACGGCCTGTTAAAGCAGTGGTCAAACGCGGTGGAGTATCTGCCCGAACTGACCCCGCATCGTCTGGATCTCCTGCACAGCGTCACCGCCGAGAGCGAAGAGCCGCTCCCGGCCGGACAGATCAACCGCATCGAAACGCTGATGCGTAACCTGATGCCGTGGCGTAAAGGACCGTTTTCACTTTACGGCGTGAACATCAATACCGAATGGCGCTCGGACTGGAAATGGGATCGCGTTCTGCCTCACCTTTCCGACCTGACCGGGCGCACCATTCTGGACGTGGGCTGCGGCAGCGGTTACCACATGTGGCGCATGATTGGCGCGGGCGCGCATCTGGCGGTAGGAATTGACCCGATGCAGCTGTTCCTGTGCCAGTTTGAAGCGGTGCGTAAGCTGCTGGGTAACGACCAGCGCGCGCACCTGCTGCCACTGGGCATTGAACAGCTCCCTGCCCTTAAAGCCTTTGATACCGTCTTCTCTATGGGCGTGCTGTACCACCGTCGTTCCCCGCTTGAACACCTGTGGCAATTGAAGGAGCAGCTGGTCAGCGGCGGCGAGCTGGTGCTGGAAACGCTGGTGATTGAAGGCGATGAACATGCCGTTCTGGTCCCGGGCGATCGCTACGCGCAGATGCGCAACGTTTACTTCATCCCTTCCGCGCTGGCGCTGAAGAACTGGCTGGAGAAGTGCGGGTTTGTGGATGTGCGGATTGCCGACGTCAGTGTGACGTCTATCGAAGAACAGCGCCGCACCGACTGGATGATCACCGAATCGCTGGAGCAGTTCCTCGACCCGGCCGACCACAGCAAAACCATCGAAGGCTATCCGGCTCCGATGCGTGCGGTGTTGATTGCGACTAAGCCGTAG
- the aspS gene encoding aspartate--tRNA ligase, which yields MRTEYCGQLRQSHVGQQVTLCGWVNRRRDLGSLIFIDMRDREGIVQVFFDPDRADALKLASELRNEFCIQVTGTVRARDEKNVNADMATGAIEVLASDLTIINRAEALPLDSNHVNTEEARLKYRYLDLRRPEMAQRLKTRAKITSLVRRFMDDHGFLDIETPMLTKATPEGARDYLVPSRVHKGKFYALPQSPQLFKQLLMMSGFDRYYQIVKCFRDEDLRADRQPEFTQIDVETSFMTAEQVREVMEALVRSLWNDVKGVELGDFPIMTFAEAERRYGSDKPDLRNPMELVDVADLVKDVEFAVFAGPANDAKGRVVALRVPGGAALSRKQIDDYGNFIKIYGAKGLAYIKVTERAKGLEGITSPVAKFLNADIVEAILERTGAQDGDMIFFGADNKKVVADAMGALRLKLGKDLSLTDENKWAPLWVIDFPMFEDDGEGGLTAMHHPFTSPKEMTAAELKAAPEDAVANAYDMVINGYEVGGGSVRIHSGEMQQTVFGILGINEQEQREKFGFLLDALKYGTPPHAGLAFGLDRLTMLLTGTDNIRDVIAFPKTTAAACLMTEAPSFANPAALAELGIEVVKKEEKN from the coding sequence ATGCGTACAGAATATTGCGGGCAGCTGCGTCAGTCCCACGTCGGACAGCAGGTAACCCTGTGTGGTTGGGTCAATCGTCGTCGTGATCTTGGTAGCCTTATCTTTATCGATATGCGCGACCGCGAAGGTATCGTTCAGGTGTTCTTCGATCCGGATCGCGCAGATGCGTTGAAGCTGGCCTCTGAGCTGCGTAATGAGTTCTGCATTCAGGTTACCGGCACCGTGCGCGCGCGTGACGAGAAAAACGTCAACGCCGACATGGCGACGGGTGCCATTGAAGTGCTGGCGTCCGATCTGACGATCATTAACCGTGCGGAAGCGCTGCCGCTGGACTCCAACCACGTCAACACTGAAGAAGCGCGTCTGAAATACCGCTACCTGGATCTGCGTCGTCCGGAAATGGCTCAGCGCCTGAAAACCCGTGCGAAAATCACTAGCCTGGTGCGTCGCTTTATGGATGACCACGGTTTCCTCGATATCGAAACCCCGATGCTGACCAAAGCCACGCCGGAAGGCGCGCGCGATTACCTGGTCCCATCCCGCGTTCATAAAGGCAAATTCTACGCGCTGCCGCAGTCCCCACAGCTGTTCAAACAGCTGCTGATGATGTCCGGCTTCGATCGCTACTATCAGATCGTTAAATGCTTCCGCGACGAAGACCTGCGCGCTGACCGCCAGCCAGAATTTACCCAGATCGATGTGGAAACCTCCTTCATGACCGCCGAGCAGGTGCGTGAAGTGATGGAAGCCCTGGTGCGTAGCCTGTGGAACGACGTGAAAGGCGTTGAGCTGGGCGATTTCCCTATCATGACCTTCGCTGAGGCCGAGCGTCGTTACGGCTCCGACAAACCCGACCTGCGTAACCCGATGGAGCTGGTGGATGTGGCTGATCTGGTTAAAGACGTGGAATTCGCGGTCTTCGCGGGCCCGGCTAACGACGCCAAAGGCCGCGTAGTAGCGCTGCGCGTACCGGGCGGTGCGGCACTGAGCCGCAAGCAGATCGACGACTACGGCAACTTCATCAAGATCTACGGCGCGAAAGGTCTGGCCTATATTAAAGTGACCGAGCGTGCGAAAGGTCTGGAAGGCATCACCAGCCCGGTAGCGAAATTCCTGAACGCGGACATCGTGGAAGCGATCCTTGAGCGCACCGGCGCGCAGGACGGCGACATGATCTTCTTCGGCGCAGACAACAAGAAAGTCGTGGCGGATGCGATGGGCGCGCTGCGTCTGAAGCTCGGCAAAGACCTGAGCCTGACCGACGAAAACAAATGGGCGCCGCTGTGGGTTATCGACTTCCCAATGTTTGAAGACGACGGTGAAGGCGGCCTGACCGCAATGCACCACCCGTTCACCTCCCCGAAAGAGATGACGGCGGCAGAGCTGAAAGCGGCACCGGAAGATGCGGTCGCCAACGCTTATGACATGGTCATCAACGGCTACGAAGTGGGCGGAGGTTCCGTGCGTATTCACAGCGGTGAAATGCAGCAGACCGTGTTCGGCATCCTGGGCATCAACGAGCAGGAGCAGCGCGAGAAGTTTGGCTTCCTGCTGGACGCCCTGAAATACGGTACGCCGCCGCACGCGGGTCTGGCCTTCGGTCTTGACCGACTGACCATGCTGCTGACCGGCACCGATAACATTCGTGATGTTATTGCCTTCCCGAAAACCACTGCCGCAGCGTGTCTGATGACCGAAGCGCCAAGCTTTGCCAACCCGGCCGCACTGGCTGAGCTGGGCATTGAGGTGGTGAAGAAGGAAGAGAAAAACTGA
- the nudB gene encoding dihydroneopterin triphosphate diphosphatase, translated as MTYKLPVSVLVVIYAEDTKRVLMLQRRDDPEFWQSVTGSLEEGETAPQAAAREVKEEVAIDVVREQLTLKDCQRTVEFEIFSHLRHRYAPGTERNTESWFCLALPHEREIVFTEHLTYRWVNAADAAALTKSWSNRQAIEEFVINAA; from the coding sequence ATGACATATAAGCTCCCCGTTTCGGTCCTGGTGGTCATTTATGCAGAAGACACGAAGCGGGTGCTGATGTTGCAGCGGCGCGATGACCCTGAATTCTGGCAGTCGGTTACCGGCAGTCTGGAAGAGGGGGAGACCGCGCCGCAGGCCGCCGCGCGTGAAGTAAAGGAAGAGGTCGCCATTGACGTTGTCCGCGAGCAACTGACCCTGAAGGACTGTCAGCGCACGGTGGAGTTCGAAATTTTTAGCCATTTACGTCATCGCTACGCGCCGGGTACCGAGCGCAATACGGAGTCGTGGTTCTGTCTCGCGCTCCCCCATGAACGGGAGATCGTGTTTACCGAACACCTGACCTACCGCTGGGTGAATGCGGCGGATGCCGCCGCACTGACCAAGTCGTGGAGCAACCGGCAGGCGATTGAAGAATTTGTAATTAACGCTGCCTGA
- a CDS encoding VOC family protein, with protein MANWQSIDELHDISADLPRFTQAFTELATRLGLDIAPLEADHISLRCHQNATAERWRRGFERCGELLSENIINGRPICLFKLHQPVNVAHWQFTVVELPWPGEKRYPHEGWEHIEIVLPGEPETLNARALALLSDEGLSQPGIFVKTSSPKGERERLPNPTLAVTDGQVTVKFHPWTIEQIVASEA; from the coding sequence ATGGCGAACTGGCAATCCATTGACGAACTGCATGATATTTCCGCAGATTTACCGCGCTTTACCCAGGCGTTCACAGAACTTGCCACCCGTCTCGGTCTGGATATCGCGCCGCTTGAGGCCGATCACATCTCTTTGCGCTGTCATCAGAATGCCACCGCCGAGCGCTGGCGTCGCGGGTTCGAACGGTGCGGCGAGTTGCTGTCCGAGAACATCATTAACGGTCGCCCTATTTGCCTGTTCAAACTGCATCAGCCGGTCAACGTGGCGCACTGGCAATTCACCGTGGTTGAACTGCCGTGGCCGGGAGAGAAACGCTATCCGCACGAAGGCTGGGAACATATCGAAATTGTCCTGCCGGGTGAGCCGGAGACGTTAAACGCGCGCGCGCTGGCCCTCCTTTCTGACGAAGGCTTAAGCCAGCCGGGAATTTTTGTGAAGACGAGTTCACCCAAAGGCGAGCGCGAGCGGTTACCTAATCCGACGCTGGCCGTCACTGACGGACAGGTCACGGTGAAGTTTCATCCGTGGACCATTGAGCAGATCGTTGCCAGCGAAGCGTAA
- the ruvC gene encoding crossover junction endodeoxyribonuclease RuvC — MSIILGIDPGSRVTGYGVIRQVGRQLTYLGSGCIRTKVDDLPSRLKLIYAGVSEIITQFQPDYFAIEQVFMAKNADSALKLGQARGVAIVAAVNQDLPVFEYAARQVKQTVVGIGSAEKSQVQHMVRTLLKLPANPQADAADALAIAITHCHVSQNAMQMSESRLNLARGRLR; from the coding sequence ATGTCGATTATTCTCGGGATTGACCCAGGCTCACGCGTCACCGGTTATGGCGTTATCCGTCAGGTGGGACGCCAGTTAACCTACCTGGGCAGCGGCTGTATTCGCACCAAAGTGGACGATCTTCCTTCGCGCCTGAAGCTCATTTATGCGGGCGTGTCGGAGATCATCACCCAGTTTCAGCCGGACTACTTCGCCATCGAGCAGGTCTTTATGGCGAAAAACGCCGATTCGGCGCTAAAGCTCGGTCAGGCGCGCGGGGTCGCCATCGTCGCTGCCGTGAACCAGGATTTGCCGGTATTCGAATACGCGGCACGTCAGGTTAAGCAGACGGTGGTGGGTATTGGGAGCGCGGAAAAAAGCCAGGTGCAGCATATGGTGCGTACCTTGCTGAAGCTTCCCGCGAACCCGCAGGCCGACGCTGCCGATGCGCTGGCGATTGCGATTACCCACTGTCACGTCAGCCAGAATGCGATGCAAATGAGCGAGTCGCGGCTCAATCTGGCGCGAGGCAGGTTACGATAA
- the cutC gene encoding copper homeostasis protein CutC, with the protein MALLEICCYSVECAVTAQKHGADRIELCAAPKEGGLTPSYGVLKSARQAVTIPVHPIIRPRGGDFCYTAGEFSAMLDDIALVRDLGFPGLVTGLLDEDGNIDIPRMRQIMSAAQGLAVTFHRAFDMCKDPLQAFETLGELGVARILTSGQQASAEKGLQLITELKAHSGVPIIMAGAGVRASNLERFLNAGVEELHSSAGKWIPSPMRYRNTGLSMSTDAEADEYSRYGVEGESVAEMKSLIERHHV; encoded by the coding sequence ATGGCGCTGCTGGAGATTTGTTGTTACAGCGTGGAGTGTGCCGTGACCGCGCAAAAGCACGGGGCTGACCGCATTGAACTGTGTGCGGCACCCAAAGAGGGCGGGCTGACGCCGTCATACGGCGTGTTGAAGTCTGCCCGTCAGGCCGTCACCATTCCCGTTCACCCGATTATTCGTCCGCGCGGCGGTGATTTTTGTTACACGGCGGGCGAGTTCAGTGCCATGCTTGATGATATCGCGCTCGTTCGGGACCTGGGTTTTCCAGGCCTAGTGACTGGCCTGCTGGATGAAGACGGCAACATTGATATACCGCGTATGCGTCAGATTATGAGCGCCGCGCAGGGGCTGGCCGTCACTTTTCATCGCGCATTTGATATGTGTAAAGATCCGCTTCAGGCCTTTGAAACGCTTGGAGAACTTGGCGTGGCGCGCATCCTGACATCCGGTCAGCAGGCGTCAGCTGAAAAAGGACTGCAATTAATTACGGAACTAAAAGCACATTCCGGTGTTCCAATAATAATGGCGGGTGCGGGAGTCCGCGCCAGCAATCTGGAACGGTTTTTAAACGCCGGGGTAGAAGAGCTGCACAGCTCCGCGGGGAAATGGATACCTTCACCCATGCGTTATCGCAATACAGGATTGTCAATGTCGACGGATGCTGAAGCGGATGAGTATTCACGCTATGGCGTAGAGGGAGAGTCGGTTGCGGAAATGAAGTCGCTGATTGAGCGCCATCACGTGTAG
- the cmoA gene encoding carboxy-S-adenosyl-L-methionine synthase CmoA produces the protein MSDRDTLFSAPIASLGDWTFDERVAEVFPDMIQRSVPGYSNIISMIGMLAERFVQPGTQVYDLGCSLGAATLSVRRNVHHEGCRIIAVDNSPAMVERCRRHIDAYKAPVPVDVVEGDIREIEINNASMVVLNFTLQFLVPEDRQLLLDKIYQGLNPGGALVLSEKFSFEDAEVGELLFNMHHDFKRANGYSELEISQKRSMLENVMLTDSVETHKARLSKAGFEHSELWFQCFNFGSLVALKAGESA, from the coding sequence ATGTCAGATCGCGACACGCTTTTTTCCGCGCCTATCGCCAGCCTGGGCGACTGGACCTTCGATGAACGGGTAGCCGAAGTCTTCCCGGATATGATCCAGCGCTCTGTTCCCGGTTATTCCAATATTATCTCTATGATCGGCATGCTGGCTGAGCGCTTCGTTCAACCCGGCACGCAGGTCTATGACCTGGGCTGCTCGCTCGGCGCGGCAACGCTGTCGGTTCGTCGTAACGTTCACCACGAAGGCTGCCGAATCATCGCCGTCGATAACTCCCCGGCCATGGTTGAGCGCTGCCGTCGCCATATTGACGCGTACAAAGCCCCTGTTCCGGTAGACGTGGTGGAAGGCGATATCCGCGAGATTGAGATCAATAACGCGTCGATGGTGGTGCTGAATTTCACCCTGCAGTTCCTGGTGCCTGAAGACCGCCAGCTGCTGCTGGACAAAATTTATCAGGGGCTGAATCCCGGCGGCGCGCTGGTGCTCTCGGAGAAATTCAGCTTCGAAGATGCCGAGGTTGGCGAACTGCTGTTTAATATGCACCACGATTTCAAACGGGCGAACGGCTACAGCGAGCTGGAGATCAGCCAGAAGCGGAGCATGCTCGAAAACGTGATGCTGACGGATTCCGTAGAAACCCATAAAGCGCGTCTGAGCAAAGCCGGGTTTGAGCACAGCGAACTGTGGTTCCAGTGCTTTAACTTTGGCTCTCTGGTGGCGCTGAAAGCGGGAGAATCCGCATGA
- a CDS encoding YebC/PmpR family DNA-binding transcriptional regulator, whose protein sequence is MAGHSKWANTKHRKAAQDAKRGKIFTKIIRELVTAARLGGGDPASNPRLRAAVDKALSNNMTRDTLNRAIARGVGGDEDANMETIIYEGYGPGGTAVMVECLSDNRNRTVAEVRHAFTKTGGNLGTDGSVAYLFSKKGVISFEKGDEDAIMEAALEAGAEDVVTFDDGAIDVYTAWEEMGAVRDALEAAGLKADNAEVSMIPSTKADMDAETAPKLLRLIDMLEDCDDVQEVYHNGEISDEVAATL, encoded by the coding sequence ATGGCAGGTCATAGTAAGTGGGCCAACACCAAACACCGCAAAGCGGCACAGGATGCCAAGCGCGGTAAGATCTTTACCAAAATCATTCGTGAGCTGGTGACAGCAGCGCGTCTGGGCGGCGGCGACCCGGCTTCTAACCCGCGTCTGCGCGCGGCGGTAGATAAAGCGCTGTCAAACAACATGACGCGTGACACCCTGAACCGTGCAATCGCACGTGGCGTGGGCGGTGACGAAGACGCGAACATGGAAACCATCATTTATGAAGGTTACGGCCCTGGCGGTACGGCGGTGATGGTTGAATGTCTGTCCGACAACCGTAATCGTACCGTTGCAGAAGTGCGCCACGCGTTCACCAAAACCGGTGGCAACCTGGGCACTGACGGTTCCGTTGCGTACCTGTTCAGCAAAAAAGGCGTCATCTCCTTCGAGAAAGGCGACGAAGATGCGATCATGGAAGCGGCGCTGGAAGCCGGTGCGGAAGACGTAGTGACCTTCGATGACGGCGCTATCGACGTTTATACCGCGTGGGAAGAGATGGGTGCCGTGCGCGACGCGCTGGAAGCGGCTGGCCTGAAAGCGGACAACGCTGAAGTGTCCATGATCCCGTCCACCAAAGCGGACATGGATGCGGAAACGGCACCGAAACTGCTGCGTCTGATCGACATGCTCGAAGACTGCGACGACGTGCAGGAAGTGTACCACAACGGTGAAATCTCTGATGAGGTTGCAGCGACTCTCTAA
- the argS gene encoding arginine--tRNA ligase: protein MNIQALLSEKVSQALIAAGAPADCEPQVRQSAKVQFGDYQANGVMAVAKKLGMPPRQLAEQVLTHLDLSGIASKTEIAGPGFINIFLEPAFLASHVDAALKSDRLGVSQPEAQTVVIDYSAPNVAKEMHVGHLRSTIIGDAAVRTLEFLGHKVIRANHVGDWGTQFGMLIAYLEKQQQENAGEMALADLEGFYREAKKHYDEDEAFAERARSYVVKLQGGDQYFLEMWRKLVDITMSQNQLTYNRLNVTLTRDDVMGESLYNPMLPGIVADLKAKNLAVESEGATVVFLDEYKNKEGEPMGVIIQKKDGGYLYTTTDIACAKYRYETLHADRVLYYIDSRQHQHLMQAWTIVRKAGYVPDCVPLEHHMFGMMLGKDGKPFKTRAGGTVKLSDLLDEALERARRLVAEKNPDMPADELEKLANAVGIGAVKYADLSKNRTTDYIFDWDNMLAFEGNTAPYMQYAYTRVLSVFRKANIDENVLANATVTITEDREAQLAARLLQFEETLTVVARDGTPHVMCAYLYDLAGLFSGFYEHCPILSAENESVRNSRLKLAQLTAKTLKLGLDTLGIETVERM from the coding sequence GTGAATATTCAGGCTCTTCTCTCCGAAAAAGTCAGTCAGGCACTGATTGCCGCAGGCGCGCCTGCGGATTGCGAACCGCAGGTTCGTCAGTCAGCAAAAGTACAGTTTGGCGACTATCAGGCTAATGGCGTGATGGCAGTGGCTAAAAAACTGGGCATGCCGCCGCGACAGCTCGCTGAGCAGGTACTGACGCATCTGGATCTTTCCGGCATTGCCAGCAAAACCGAAATCGCCGGCCCGGGCTTCATTAATATCTTCCTGGAACCTGCGTTCCTGGCAAGCCACGTTGACGCAGCGCTGAAATCTGACCGTCTGGGTGTTTCCCAGCCGGAGGCACAGACCGTCGTGATCGACTACTCTGCCCCGAACGTGGCGAAAGAGATGCACGTTGGCCACCTGCGCTCCACCATCATCGGTGATGCCGCAGTGCGCACGCTCGAGTTCCTCGGTCACAAGGTGATCCGCGCAAACCACGTGGGCGACTGGGGCACCCAGTTCGGCATGCTGATTGCTTACCTGGAAAAACAGCAGCAGGAAAACGCGGGTGAAATGGCGCTGGCGGACCTGGAAGGGTTCTACCGCGAAGCCAAAAAACACTACGACGAAGACGAAGCCTTTGCCGAGCGCGCGCGCAGCTACGTGGTTAAACTGCAGGGCGGCGACCAATACTTCCTCGAGATGTGGCGCAAGCTGGTTGATATCACCATGTCTCAGAACCAGCTGACCTATAACCGTCTGAACGTTACCCTGACCCGTGACGACGTGATGGGTGAAAGCCTCTATAACCCAATGCTGCCCGGCATTGTGGCTGACCTGAAAGCGAAAAACCTGGCGGTAGAGAGCGAAGGCGCAACGGTGGTGTTCCTTGATGAGTACAAAAACAAGGAAGGCGAACCGATGGGCGTGATCATCCAGAAAAAGGATGGCGGCTATCTCTACACCACGACAGACATCGCCTGCGCGAAATACCGTTACGAAACGCTGCATGCCGACCGCGTGCTGTACTACATCGACTCCCGTCAGCACCAGCACCTGATGCAGGCGTGGACCATCGTGCGTAAAGCCGGTTACGTGCCGGATTGCGTTCCGCTGGAACACCACATGTTCGGCATGATGCTGGGTAAAGACGGCAAACCGTTCAAAACCCGTGCGGGCGGAACCGTGAAGCTGTCCGACCTGCTGGACGAAGCGCTGGAGCGCGCCCGCCGTCTGGTGGCCGAGAAGAACCCGGACATGCCTGCCGACGAGCTGGAAAAACTGGCCAACGCCGTGGGTATCGGTGCGGTGAAATACGCGGATCTCTCCAAGAACCGTACCACCGACTATATCTTCGACTGGGATAACATGCTGGCGTTTGAAGGCAACACGGCGCCTTACATGCAGTATGCCTACACCCGCGTGCTCTCGGTGTTCCGTAAGGCGAACATTGATGAAAACGTACTGGCGAATGCGACAGTGACCATCACGGAAGATCGTGAAGCACAGCTTGCGGCGCGCCTGCTGCAGTTTGAAGAGACGCTGACGGTTGTCGCGCGTGACGGCACGCCGCACGTGATGTGTGCTTACCTGTACGATCTGGCGGGTCTGTTCTCCGGCTTCTACGAACACTGCCCTATTCTGTCTGCGGAAAACGAATCGGTCCGCAACAGCCGCCTGAAGCTGGCGCAGCTCACGGCGAAAACCCTGAAGCTGGGTCTGGATACCCTGGGTATCGAAACCGTAGAACGCATGTAA